The following are encoded together in the Glycine soja cultivar W05 chromosome 5, ASM419377v2, whole genome shotgun sequence genome:
- the LOC114413339 gene encoding uncharacterized protein LOC114413339 isoform X1, with translation MDPTQMKKIQAMNRYKKRQFLDNLYFYFLSALTCSVFCCVTLCFPYLCSLLRVFFMVHISSLIPLLLSSKLLFIIGNLIIFFLLVNSRILSSDSSSSTCVVYYDEYIQSCQTMKPQIPSPEVNESKTLLEKHVGENEDVNSVDFKGKWGIEKATEESKEEENLDGGYKQSLIPSSSYELNKRADDFVARVNRQRRLELSLLHYDSY, from the coding sequence ATGGATCCTACACAAATGAAGAAGATTCAAGCCATGAACAGGTACAAGAAGCGCCAATTTCTGGATAATTTGTATTTCTATTTCTTGAGTGCCCTAACTTGCAGTGTGTTCTGTTGTGTCACTCTCTGCTTTCCCTATCTATGTTCTCTTCTCCGGGTCTTTTTCATGGTGCACATCTCAAGTTTAATACCACTCTTATTGAGCTCAAAGCTCTTATTTATCATAGGCAACCTCATAATTTTCTTCCTTCTAGTAAACTCCAGAATCCTTTCCTCGGATTCCTCTTCAAGTACTTGTGTTGTTTACTATGATGAGTACATTCAGAGCTGTCAAACTATGAAACCTCAGATTCCAAGCCCTGAGGTCAACGAGAGTAAAACATTATTGGAGAAACATGTTGGGGAAAATGAGGACGTGAACAGTGTGGACTTTAAGGGCAAATGGGGGATTGAGAAAGCTACAGAAGAATCCAAAGAGGAGGAGAATCTAGATGGAGGATATAAACAAAGTTtgattccttcttcttcttatgaATTGAACAAAAGGGCTGATGATTTCGTTGCAAGAGTCAATAGGCAAAGGAGGCTTGAACTTAGCCTTCTGCATTATGATAGTTACTAA
- the LOC114413339 gene encoding uncharacterized protein LOC114413339 isoform X2, producing MDPTQMKKIQAMNSLIPLLLSSKLLFIIGNLIIFFLLVNSRILSSDSSSSTCVVYYDEYIQSCQTMKPQIPSPEVNESKTLLEKHVGENEDVNSVDFKGKWGIEKATEESKEEENLDGGYKQSLIPSSSYELNKRADDFVARVNRQRRLELSLLHYDSY from the exons ATGGATCCTACACAAATGAAGAAGATTCAAGCCATGAACAG TTTAATACCACTCTTATTGAGCTCAAAGCTCTTATTTATCATAGGCAACCTCATAATTTTCTTCCTTCTAGTAAACTCCAGAATCCTTTCCTCGGATTCCTCTTCAAGTACTTGTGTTGTTTACTATGATGAGTACATTCAGAGCTGTCAAACTATGAAACCTCAGATTCCAAGCCCTGAGGTCAACGAGAGTAAAACATTATTGGAGAAACATGTTGGGGAAAATGAGGACGTGAACAGTGTGGACTTTAAGGGCAAATGGGGGATTGAGAAAGCTACAGAAGAATCCAAAGAGGAGGAGAATCTAGATGGAGGATATAAACAAAGTTtgattccttcttcttcttatgaATTGAACAAAAGGGCTGATGATTTCGTTGCAAGAGTCAATAGGCAAAGGAGGCTTGAACTTAGCCTTCTGCATTATGATAGTTACTAA
- the LOC114413341 gene encoding tubulin-folding cofactor B: protein MASSIQQVEGDESVVLRVTHSNLKTFASDIRFSLHLTVEAVKDKLWKKCGTSVNSMHLQLYDDARNKIADLSDHSKPLAFYSPLDGFRLHVVDLDPSSVTSGGWLEDTSLVEKYTISEEAYNKRPDTFRKYKEKFTSQNTVTAEAKIPDDCMGDLSADIKVGSRCEVEPGAKRGVVKFVGRAESLGPGFWVGVQYDEPLGKHDGMVKGVRYFECPPSHGGMVRPEKVKVGDYPERDPFEEDEI from the exons ATGGCTTCGAGCATCCAACAAGTGGAAGGGGACGAGTCAGTTGTGCTGCGCGTGACTCATTCCAATCTCAAAACCTTCGCCTCCGACATCCGCTTCTCGCTTCACCTCACCGTCGAAGCCGTCAAAGACAAGCTCTGGAAAAAATGCGGCACCTCTGTCAACTCAATGCACCTCCAACTCTACGACGACGCTCGCAACAAAATTGCCGATCTCTCTGATCATTCCAAACCCCTTGCCTTCTATTCCCCTCTTGATGGGTTTCGTTTGCATGTTGTGGATCTGGATCCATCTTCCGTCACATCTGGTGGTTGGCTCGAAGATACTTCGCTGGTCGAAAAATACACTATTTCTGAAGAAGCCTATAATAAGCGACCAG ACACTTTCAGAAAATATAAGGAGAAATTTACATCCCAGAATACTGTAACTGCGGAGGCAAAG ATACCAGATGACTGTATGGGAGATCTCTCTGCTGATATCAAG GTAGGATCCAGATGTGAGGTTGAACCTGGGGCAAAAAGGGGTGTTGTAAAATTTGTTGGCCGGGCAGAATCACTGGGTCCTGGTTTCTGGGTTGGTGTCCAATATGACGAACCCTTGGGCAAACATGATGGCAT GGTCAAAGGAGTACGCTACTTCGAATGCCCTCCATCTCATGGTGGAATGGTTAGACCAGAGAAAGTGAAG GTCGGTGACTACCCTGAACGAGACCCCTTTGAAGAAGATGAAATATGA
- the LOC114413340 gene encoding heavy metal-associated isoprenylated plant protein 7-like: MGEEEKKLEESKEENKKAEEPKKEEEKKEERKTEESKDDKESKEKVAPSEIVLKVFMHCEGCARKVRRSLKGFPGVEDILTDCKSHKVVVKGEKADPLKVLERLQKKSHRKVELLSPIPKPPTEEEKKPQEEQEKPKPEEKKEEPRVITVVLKVHMHCEACAQEIKRRIEKMKGVESAEADLKKSEVSVKGVFETAKLVEHVYKRTGKHAVIVKQEAEKKEEEKKAEEEVEKKMEKGSGEGEENKEKKEGGEGEAKAEEASTVLEVKKSEYYYNPPPRYGGMEFYAYSGPAYPPQIFSDENPNACSVM, from the exons ATGGGCGAG gaagagaaaaaattagaagaaagcAAAGAGGAGAACAAAAAAGCAGAGGAAccaaagaaggaagaagagaagaaagaggagagaaaaactgaggaatcaaaagatgacaaAGAATCTAAGGAGAAAGTTGCGCCGTCAGAAATCGTGCTTAAAGTGTTCATGCATTGTGAAGGTTGTGCTCGCAAGGTTCGTCGCTCCCTCAAAGGATTCCCAG GGGTCGAAGATATACTCACAGATTGCAAGTCTCACAAGGTGGTTGTGAAAGGAGAAAAAGCGGATCCGCTGAAGGTTCTAGAGAGACTACAGAAGAAAAGCCATAGAAAGGTTGAACTTCTCTCTCCGATCCCAAAACCACCCACGGAAGAGGAGAAAAAACCCCAAGAGGAACAAGAGAAGCCCAAACCAgaggagaagaaagaagag CCTCGGGTTATCACAGTTGTTCTGAAAGTTCACATGCATTGCGAAGCTTGCGCCCAGGAAATCAAGAGACGCATCGAGAAAATGAAAG GGGTTGAATCAGCGGAAGCGGATCTGAAGAAGTCGGAGGTAAGCGTGAAGGGGGTGTTCGAGACAGCGAAGCTGGTGGAGCACGTGTACAAGAGGACAGGGAAGCATGCAGTGATAGTGAAGCAAGAGgcagagaagaaagaagaagagaagaaagcagaggaagaagttgagaagaaaatggagaaaGGGAGTGGCGAGGGAGAAgaaaacaaggagaaaaaagaaggaggagAGGGTGAAGCCAAAGCAGAAGAGGCATCCACAGTGTTGGAGGTGAAAAAGAGTGAGTATTATTACAACCCACCACCAAGGTATGGTGGCATGGAGTTCTATGCATACTCTGGACCAGCGTACCCTCCTCAGATCTTCAGTGATGAGAACCCCAATGCCTGCTCTGTCATGTAA